The genomic stretch TAATTACTAACATTAACTCAAGCTACTCAATAAAAGTATGTACATTTACAACACAATGATTCCATTGGGAACAGCAGAGGGACAAGCCTTATGTGATTAAAATCTTTAAgttcactttgtttccatggaaaGAGCATTTCTTACAATTGCCATAACCTGTCCAGGCTTCAGATACCGACTCCTCAGTTTTGACATGGCTGCCTTCATTTCTTTATTCCTCAGGGTGTAGATGACTGGGTTTAAGATGGGAGTAAAGATGGTATAGAACACAGCAAGGACTTTGTCAACTGAATAACTGCTGAAAGGCCACACATAGATGAAAATACATGGTCCAAAAAATAATATGACCACGGTGATGTGGGCAGTCAGCGTGGAGCGGGCCTTTGCCATGCTGGCAGAGGAGCGATTCCTCACTGTGATAAGGATCACCGTGTAAGAGACAAGCAAGAGGAGAAAGGAGCTCAGAGAGAGAAAGCCACTGTCTGCCACAATTAGTAAGCTAACAACGTAAGTGTCTATGCAGGCCAGCTTGGTCACTAAGGGGAGGTCACAGAAAAAGCTATCCACCTCATTGGGACCACAGAAAGGCAAGTTAACAGTAAAAGCCAGCTGGCTAGTTGTATGGATGAAACCCACAAACCAGGGAATGAGGACGAGAGTAACACACACATTACGACTCATGATGGTCATGTAGTGGAGAGGTTTGCAAATCGCCacatagcggtcataggccatggACACAAGGATGACCATTTCACCTCCTGCAAAGAGATGAACACAAAAAATCTGGACCAAGCAAGCATCAAAAGAAATAGTCTTGTGTTCAGCCAGTAAGTCAGCAATCATTTTGGGGGTAGCAAAAGAAGCAACACACATGTCTATGAAAGAGAGGTTAGCAAGCAGAAAGTACATGGGCGTGTGAAGGCGGGAGTCTGAGATCACAGTGAGGATGATGAGGAAGTTGCCCATCAGGATTGCCAGGTAGAGTAGAAGAAATACGACAAACAAGATAGGTTGGAGCTCCTTGGAACTAGTGAGTCCCAGCAACACAAATTCTGTCACTTGAGAATGATTCATTGTTCATCTTCAGTACCTGAGGAAGAGAAAATCAGATATCCACCAATACATGGAATGTTTGATCAAACTTTTAATTTTGCCACAATCCTTAAGAACTGATTTCCAATCAAAGGTCTATATTACAATTTCATGATGTTTTAAAGGAGACAGAATATACCAATCAAGATAAGGTGAATGGAGtcagaatgaaataataaaacatacCCTTGTAAAGAGGAGGGTGATGCTTGGGAAATTGTTTTATAAGATTCGATCAACTGATTGGTTTAGTTGAATGCATTTAAGATGAAAATCATCTtattgaaaagttaaaataattcctGAAAGATTATTGGAATAATTGAAATCCTATGTTGtagcaataaagataaaatttgtCATTGTTTCAATGTTATAAAGTCTGACATCTAATAAGAACTCAAAAAACATGAACTCTTCCCAGAGGGaaatagaattccacaaaaatGCAGCATAAGAAATATTAGAGGGGCCAGTGCATCAGATTGAAACTCTACATGttataccagcatcccacattaaaCTATTGGTTTTAATCCAggtccctgttcatgtgcctgttaaagcaatggatgatggacCAGTTTCTTGGGACTCTATCTCCCATATGAGAGATTCAGGTgtggttctgggctcctagctcctgcctggCCTAGGCTcttttgtggggagtgaaccagtaaatacaaagtatctttttctttgtctgtccctctctgtcattcaagCAAATCACATAACAACCAaataattctagaaaataaaatatacatattatatcatcctctttaatttcatttcaaaggTGGGAAAACAAATCTATAGTATCAGAATATAGGATAGTGGTTATCCCTAAGTGAAGAAGGaatggggcaggaacaggagtATGCCTTTGGGATGCTGATATTGTGCTTCTTGACATAATGCTGATCATCACTGGTATCTCAGGTGCACACAAGGGAGGGTCTATCTTTCCATTTAGCTTCAGGAGTTCTAAAGAATTATTGCTGGAATTATCAAGAGCATTTCACTCCAATGCTATTAAGGCATTGGGGCATCGGCTCCGCCAGAAATTATCTTCTTCTACAACTCAGTACTAATGGAAGTTCTATTTGCATGCTACATATTTGTGAATTGCTTCATAAAACTTTATTTCCACTATTGATATTTTCCCCTTATACTTACAATAAAGTGCTATAATAGAAGAGGAATGTTTTGTTCTCATCTTTGCTTCAAAGGTAAAAATGCTGTGTGAAGATAGGACTCACGCTCCTGTTCACTTTTTTGGAACTGATGAGCTAGAACACCATGAGCAAATCTCGTAAATCAATATTTCCATATTTAGAATCTAAGTTGAAGATGTTGGGCAATCAAAATTCTTTTTGCAATATAAATCCATTCTTTCTGtgtagaattatttttataatctaaaTGCCTCCTTGCTCAGAGTACTATGCTTTGCTTTGCTATTGGAATAGTCAGTCTTAAGACTTTAACTCTGAAGATCATTTTCAAATTTCCTGGGAATTTTTAGCAGGCAATGAGCCCTTCTAGTTCATCTCTGGTACATTCCTACTGGATAAAACAAAAGTAGTTTTACTCTTTTATAAAAGGACTGGCATTTTGTGCTCAATATAATCACTGGATTGAGCAGAAATGCTATTAATGAGgtaattaaaatgtattaaaatatgtattatgagacAAGAAGCACTGAAAATGGTTCCTAGATTACGTGGGTGAATAATATTTTATCAAATATAATGGAAAACCATATAAACATCTCAGCAATCTGGCTTATTTCAGAATAATTATTTTGTTATAATGATTATGCCTGTTCAGAGATGATGTTCTAAGTTACAGAACATCCTGTTGTAAGTTAGGCTTCATTAAGGTCAATTTTTTCATTTCTGGTACTATTTGGAATGAATTAATATAACTCTGTAGAACTTTTTCAGGCAATTTTCATATCCTTCCTATGCCATCCTAAAAAATATCAACTTTTTCCCAGTTGTCTCTGTCTCCAAAATAATATCCCTGGTGACCAGAGTAGGTATGCATATAATTGCTGACACTGCAAAATCTACCAGTGTAAAAGCTTGTCCTTCAGTAAGTTTTCCCCCCATATATTCTCTCCGTCCCCACTTTTCCTTCCTGTCCTCAAAACACTTGCCAAATCAGGATTGGTGGTGATGTGTGGTCCTCAGAGAGATGCTTACAAAAATGTCTTCACTTACTCAAGATGAACAGGAAAGTGGAAACAATATTCTGGTTCATGGTCACCAGTGGTTTAATTTTCAAGTATGTAATGCTAGTGGAAACATTGACATAACCCAGAGGAGATGAACTGTAAGACAGATTTAATTTGAAGGGAATAAATAAGCACAGATGGTGTCTTCTTAGATCTGTGCCCAATGGGGGCCTTCCTGAAGGATGTGGGACAGGTGCAGTATCCTCACGGAGGTCCTTGGTTACTGGGGAATCACTAGAGTTCTCAGGAATCTGAAGGAGAAAAAGCACAtggtttaaagaaaaagatattggAGAAAATTTGCAATGACTGCATAGAATGCAGCCAAATAGTTCCACATTACTTCTGTTTATAGTAGCAATAAAGGAGGAAAGATGCTGAAAATCACAGTAACTTCCAATCTCTAGGAATTAAAACCAATAATGCCAAAGATTGCATAAAAAGTATGAATTTCCAGTCTCCCAGCCAGATGCATTTACAAAAGAAGAGAACACTCCAACTTAATCAAGAACTGTGAACAGAATTCCTCTAACAGATAAAGCATTAACCACAAAGTGACATTCAGAAAGTTCAgctatgttttctttatattttttcctgttcaaataaatattagTCAAAAATATCAACCAAAAAACTGCTTCTTTTTCAGGAAGTATAACCAGTAACAGCCATTGGCATAAAATCTAGGTTCTGCATAATCCCTGAAACACTTGGAAAGTTAgtccttttatttttcagaataataCTAACAAGATTTCTATGCATTTATATTAATTTATGATACTTAGCCCAAACTTTGAAGTTCAGATAAAATTTTACCATCCTTCTCAGGAATGTCACATCTATGTAGAATCGTCAAATAATTGGGTCAGATGTTTTGTCCTATGATAATATTACTGAATGTAACTACATTAGGAGTAAGACTGTCAAAGGCAGACACTTTATAACAAGtacatttttcaaacattttaatttatttcttttatatatttgaaacaaaatgaaagaaagaatatgTGCTCTCATCCATTGATCAACTCTCCAAATACCATTATAGCTATGGGTAAGACTACAGCCAGATTCtgagaattcaacccaggtctcacaTTTAAATGGCAGGACCCACCTGCTGGAACTGTCTCCTAATATCCCCCAGCGTGCACATTaagaagaagctggattggagacaGACATTGAATCTTAGCATTCTGATATGGTATGTAGGCAGTCCAAGAGGCATCTTAAAGGAGGTATTCTTTTTTATGATACCTGGGCACAGCAGGAGGTCTTAGATTTTATTTACCATTTTATTACGATAAAAGCACATGATATTAAGCTTATCATATTAAATGTTTTAAGCATGCAGTTAAGAAGTGTTACATAGATATATAAGATAAAATTGTTTTATCTTGCAAAATCCATTAAACGTTAGTACTGcctcttttttaattaaaattcattCCTTCAATAAGATAAAATAATCATGCAATATAATCTCATTAAAAATCTCTTTACTATTAATTAAAATCAATTAACTTATTTGGCTTCTTAAGTCAATTAGTATTAAGTCAATTATTTTATCTGATAGCATATATTGAGTAAATAACATTCTAAGCTTTAAAATAACATAATGTACAAATCAAGTAATAATTTCTAAAGATGTCCTGCTTAAgcctaagaaaaagaaaattttaactaCTTCATCTCACTATGTAACTTAACAAATGTTTGGCAAATCCCACTTGCTTTCAAGCACTCAATTTGTCTTTTCCAGAAAGTGCGGTGGTTAAACTTTCTCCCTCTTTATCTGTAATAGTTTATGAttattttggctttgaaaatTTAATCCCTCAAGGTAAAAcaattaaatctattttttaaacaacTAAATCTAATCAAGTTATAATGCATCTGGCATTGCTGACTGAATCGAGTACATACAACACCTCAGGTAAATCCAATGTGATTTTTCAAAGAGTTTCATGTATCAATAATCCTCTAGTGCCAGGGGATTGGAAAACTGTTAATGTGCATTATGATAATCTGAGAAgattaaagaaaatgtggaagacAAGAGCCTGTCTCATCTCTTCCAATCAGATAGAAAATCCAGCAAATCTCAGTTCCCTTTCCTATCTTTATGTCTTCTAGAACTATACCTGCCCAGCGAAAAATGTTTAGAATccacacttccgatccagctttctACTGATGTTATGTGAGAGGCAGTGAATGGCTGCCCTAACACTTGGGTTCTTGTCACTCAAGCAAGAGACTCCAGTAAgtccctggatcctgacttttgcctgcccagcccctgctacTGTAGTCATTGGGAGGTGAGCCAGTAGAAGGcaagtctctctttctcctctcttgcaccttcattctgtctttcaaataaataaacaactcttGAAAACAAGAAAGGGTCCATTAGATAAACGAAAAATGTAGAGAATTCGAACTTAATTCATCCAAAGCACATTGTTTAAAGAACAGGAATAGAAAGAAAACCATCAAAATAACCTAATCTAGAGTTTAACATCAACAGAATGTAAGTACTAAGTTTAAGCACTGATTCTTTTATATCTATGGATGGGACATAATAGGCACTTGTTGGAAGTGTAGTTTGGGCAGACAAGCTCAAAAAGTTAATAGAGAGAGATCCActattttatttgatattatataaaattatgaCATATATCACGCTATTGTGTATAATGTCTTTTCTCTGgaacatattttctaatttcaaatagaatctatctttccaatttcTAGTAAAAAGTTTTCAACTGACAGCCTTCAAAATCAAAGAAGTAGCTAAAAAATTCTCTACACATTAATTGTACCATTACCTAACAACATAAATGTTCAggtgaatatttcattttatttttaatgactgaaaTAGGTACAAACTAATGCAAATATTATTCCAACAGATGGACGATTTTCTGTAtctttgtgtgtttctctgtctgctttttaaatagatAATATTTATGAAAAGAATATCATTCTTCTACTTACTCTCCTAGAAATGAACATAGATTATCTCAAAGCTTTTTTCACTATAAAATTTGAAGTACAGTGATATATGCATAACTGGAATATTTGTAGCTTGGAAAAGTCATTCAAAATTTGTTAAACTGCTCTTACGATGCTTGGCAGCTTCCTGGTTTTTATCAACTCTTATTGTCAATAAACAAGCTCAGAACGTTTCATTACAATACTAAAACCAAGCATAATTCTTCATGTCTGTAATTTATCTTGGAAAACAATTTCCTGTAAAGCTATGAACAAACAGCAGTAAAAGACACACAATCATAATTGTATTTTGtaatgtttgttttcattctaaCCAAATTATAATAGTAAATAGAAGTGTAACAAAGGCCCATTGAATAGAAAGTAATAAAGTTTCAGCAAAGGCACAGATGAAGGCTCAATATATCTCCCTCTAGCTACCAGATTCTAATCCTACTTGTATTTTTTCCTAAATCACTATAGTAGAAGATTCACATAGATGGAGAAATGGGAAACAGAAAATTGCCCTTTTACATGATTTTCCATTGGATTAACTCAACAATGATCTTTCCTTTGCTGAGTCTTAATACCAATTTTTCATATAGAAGGCAACCTACaattttaatttctatattaTAAACAGTCCATGTTTAAAATACAATAATCATACTTACACTTTCTGGTAATTTCCCAAGTGTTCATATCTCTAATTCTTCTAAACTTCTGTTCACAAAGAATTTTCGTGATGAATATGTTTCCTGTATGCTCTAGAGGTAATGTGTTTAATTCAGTCCCTTGTACTAAATCACTCTGTAGTAAACCCTTCAGATTCTATCCTTGAGTAGTCAGGTCTATGTCCTTTTTCCTCTCATCATTTGATTGCAATATCCAAAAATGGAGCAATATAAAGCTTCTAGCCTCATGACAGAGACTTGTTCTCATTAGAGAAACAAAAGCTTACCCTATGGAGATCTGTGAGGTCATCCTACAGTGGTTGTAATTACatattacattattattttttctttcagggATGAGAAAGACACTTGATTGTTATCTAAGACCGGCTTATACGGAAAGAATAGATCCATTTGTCCTGTGTCTGTTGTCACACTACTTTACAAGCGAAAACAAACTCTGTGGAATTTTGAATGTATAAATCTAGTGCTATTATGGATGAGCGAATGCCAAGAGGTGCCTAGGTTTACTTAGCTTATCTGAGGGGCAGCGGGAGTAAAGTTTTGGTGCATGCATGTCTAAGATACTCGATACCCCCCTTGGTCTCGGCGAAAACCTTGAGACCCTTCTGTTTCGAGGCACCTTGAGACCCTTCAAGACCCATGCAGTTGACAAGAGGCCCAAGGCCCTCTGAGCATTTCCCTCTCCCTCAACCTCTTCTGATAATTTGGGCATTTTTCCATAGCTTGGTCAACTCCTCCCCCTGCCTACCCTGATCCATACCTGTCTTGTGGTAAACTTGTAGTAGCTTGTAATAGACAATTTCAGGATGTGGGTGAGTTATGTAAGTTATGGTGGACTACACAGTGCCACCTGGCAAAGTGACAATCGTACTGATCAGCTTGTTTCCCTGGACCCTTCCTATAAAAGGTTGTGCTTGATTATCAATAAATGGACAAGTTCACCATAACTGTCTCTGGTATGTCTCTGTTGAGAACGCTATCCCTGCATCATGTTACCTGGGTGAGTGGGCTGCTGCCATGGACCTCCACACTCTGTAAGTCCTAGAACAGAGAACTGAGAAGGAAAGCAGGTAAAAAATGCAGCTGATATCTGGAGTAGTAGGCAATTCCAACAGGATAAATCATGACCCCTTCCTTCTGTGGTGGCCCTGGCCTGATGTAATCACCTTCTCACAGAAGCCAGCCTCTCGGTATCCACATCTTAGGCCAATAGTTCAAGTGCGTAGGGTTAATAGtaacaacaaaaagacaaactTCAATTAAATGGAGTCCAGTACAGCTTAGGCACATCTAAAAATCCAAACTTCAACTTCCATGGCCATCACAGGTCATTTCTAGGAGGTGATAGTGAAGCAGTTGACATATGATCTGGTTCCCTGGTTTGGATTGCCTTGTACATGTAGGAGGATATGTAGTAGGGACTGATGTAAAAGCTGAGATCCAAACACTTCAGGCTGACTTGTGCAAGTCTATTCTTATGTTTCTTTTCTACCACTCCCTTCTCTGATTTCCTATGTAATACTGTTATTTCCCCTAACAAAACCACcaagtcattttctgctgcacAGCAATTCCTACTTATTTCTTTCTTAGTCCAAATTGTTCATCCAAACTCTAAAATTAAGAGAAATACCCAAAACTGATTGTATTCAAAGACATTTCCCTCACCAATTTAGTTTCAGGACATTCTGTGTGGAACTGTAGTATAGTGTTAGCCACTTCactgacataaaaaaaaaaatagaaaggtcCTATGTTGAGAACCAGAAATTCTTTTTTCAATCAACTAGCTGTAGGAACTCTACATTAGGTTAAGCTCTACCCTAAGCACAAACTACGTTGTACATGATAAGGGAGCCAGGAATACCTGTTCCCACGGCTTTCTGATGCTTTTATCTATTTCAGTCACAAATcatatgtaccaactgcaacataTGATGATCTGTTACATTGATTTGTGTAAATGATAAATGACAGACAGTATTCCTAATATGGCCATTTGGTAACTCATTATCAGAATTAAGTTCCTATTAAGGCCTAGTATCATTTTAGCATCCAAATTTGAAGCAGAAGTAACACTGTTGGAGTATGCAGGACTCTATTCCAAAATTCTGGGAGCCTTATCCCTTATGTCTAATTTAGTATCATTTCACAATTGAATTGAATTTCCTTGTATACATAACCCAAGGTGAGTGTTAACTGAAAAATGCAGTTGATGCTATGGCACATTGAAAACTAGTAACACTATAAGTCACCAAATAACCAAGTCAGACTAAAATTTGCAAAAGTGCTATATTAACATGACAAGAAAGGGAACACAGGAAGACAAAATAACAAGTGCTCTTCACACTCTTTCAATTAAAACGTGTAAAATGTGTTCCATTCTTTATATACAGAGAGATTATTGTACTGTTTGAATAACATGCTTCTAACCAACAAAAAGCCCAATGTACGTGTTAATAAATGCAATTATTTTGTTGAcatcaaaacaaatatttttattttgaaaatttatttgaacaatatttaaaaattttaatgtatgcatatttatttaaaagataaagttatagagacagagggatggggcagagatcttccatccactgattcactcccgaaatggccacaatattGAGAGCTAAGCCAGGAaaacatgtgccaggagcttcatccaggtctcccctatgggtgacaggggctcaactTGACTcatttttcactgttttcccaggcacattaacagaggaTTGAATagacagtggagcagtcagaactagaaccagcatccagagGGCTTACAGGCAGTGACTATATCTCTGCTACATCATAGTGCCAATCCCTTCATGCTAACTTTTAAAGTAAGGAggagaagaataaaaaaatacagcTAAAATGATGCAAAGAAGAGAGTAAACTTACTGAAATTCATTGTACTTTGTATGATTACCATTAACCCATAATTCAGGTTATCAGTTCTCTCATCAGCTTAAGATGATTTCATTGGGTACAGTCTCGAAACAAGGCTACAGCTGTAACAGTCTTGTAAgttcactttgtttccatggaaaGAGCATTTCTTACAATTGCCATAACCTGTCCAGGCTTCAGATACCGACTCCTCAGTTTTGACATGGCTGCCTTCATTTCTTTATTCCTCAGGGTGTAGATGACTGGGTTTAAGATGGGAGTAAAGATGGTATAGAACACAGCAAGGACTTTGTCAACTGAATAACTGCTGAAAGGCCACACATAGATGAAAATACATGGTCCAAAAAATAATATGACCACGGTGATGTGGGCAGTCAGCGTGGAGCGGGCCTTTGCCATGCTGGCAGAGGAGCGATTCCTCACTGTGATAAGGATCACCGTGTAAGAGACAAGCAAGAGGAGAAAGGAGCTCAGAGAGAGAAAGCCACTGTCTGCCACAATTAGTAAGCTAACAACGTAAGTGTCTATGCAGGCCAGCTTGGTCACTAAGGGGAGGTCACAGAAAAAGCTATCCACCTCATTGGGACCACAGAAAGGCAAGTTAATAGTAAAAGCCAGCTGGCTAGTTGTATGGATGAAACCCACAAGCCAGGAGATGAGGACGAGAGTAACACACACATTACGACTCATGATGGTCATGTAGTGGAGAGGTTTGCAAATCGCCacatagcggtcataggccatggACACAAGGATGATCATTTCGCCACCAGTGAATAGGTGAACAAAGAAGATTTGAGCCAGGCAGGCATCAAAAGAAATAGTCTTGTGTTCAGCCAGTAAGTCAGCAATCATTTTGGGGGTAGCAAAAGAAGCAACACACATGTCTATGAAAGAGAGGTTAGCAAGCAGAAAGTACATGGGCGTGTGAAGGCGGGAGTCTGAGATCACAGTGAGGATGATGAGGAAGTTGCCCATCAGGATTGCCAGGTAGAGTAGAAGAAATACGACAAACAAGATAGGTTGGAGCTCCTTGGAACTAGTGAGTCCCAGCAACACAAATTCTGACACCCGAGAATAGTTTGTCTCATTCATTGACTTTGGAAAAGGATAATAATCTTCAGTTACCTAAAgacgagagagaggaagataaaaTAGTAAAGTTAACActtaaattttacaaaattgAACTTCAGATTTTCAGGATTCTGCatcttatttatgtttttgtgCCCATGTTCTTACTGAATCATCAAAAAATAGCACAGTGAAATACTGCTCAATTCTGTTGCAATAAAGTTCAAAACAGGCTAAGGCAGTTCTTGGTGCTAAAAACCTTGATAGaggttttacttgaaagggaaatAGGGCAATTGGAGGACATTGGAGTGGCATCTGCAGTTTGGTAACACTGTTTGCTTCATTGTTATACTGAATTGTTTGTCTTAAGAAAACGTGCTCATTTTTGGTAAACCTTTATAGATGTGcattttttctgtatgtttatggatatatgtttatatatatatatatgtatatgtatatatatatatagagagagagagagagagagagagagaaagtatacGAGATACAGGTTTGTGTAAGAGAGCTCACAAGAAATCATTACACTGAGCAATTATatgttatattttttttctgtgattacaaaaacctgaaaaaacagaaataacgCAAGGCCCTGTGATTCCACTCTTCCAGAAGTCCTATTTTATCAAGAAATATGGAATACTAGCTTCTTTTAATGATCCTTAAAATATTAGCCTTTGTTAAATCGGACATTGATGTAAATAACCACAGACATATTTCTGACTtatcagtaaaattttattttacatgttttgAAAAATTGTAGTTCCATTAGGGAAGCATACAGTAAACAGGAGCTTTGTTGTGGCttaacaagctaatcttccaccttcaagcaccggcatcccatatgggcagaggTTCacgtcccagttgttccacttcccatccagctccctgcttgtggctgggaaagaatgtaggttggcccaaagctttgggacccacaTAGCAGGCCAAGCtgcagttcctagctcctggctttggatcggcacagctctggctgttgcagccacttgagagtggaccagcaaatggaagatctttctctctgtctttccttctctctgtaaatctgtctttccaataaaaagtaaatattttttttaaaataaagaagacaaatcaggaaaaaaatgttttgggttTTGTATTTACTTAGAATATGATACTTTTTTCAGAACTTTCTCTTTTTGTGTTATTTCTACTTATATGTGCTAAGataatctgattttcatgaatCTTTCTGTACATCTAAGAAAGATCTTGGaagacagtgtttttttttattttacaggtCTCCAGAAACTTGAAAATTTTCATATTATTGTATTAGATAGTAAATGTAAATTTGTGGGCCTGCATTGTAGCTTACCAGTAAACCCattgcctgcaatactggcatctgatatgggtgctagtttgtgtcctgggtgctccatttcctatccagttgtaccctaggaaaggtagtgaaagatggcttaagtgcttggcccactggatcccacatgggaaacttagaTAAAGCGCTTCACTTCAGCCTCGTCAACCCCTAACTGTTGCGGCTATCTCTCCCATTCCCACCTGGGGAGTCAGTCAGCAGATGAAGGATAGTGCctgctctctccatctctctctctctctctctctctctctctctctctctctctctctctctgtcagtatatttttattgaagaacCACTCTATTTTCTTCATTGTCTTTTGACCATCTTCTAACTTCTCAGGAGGTCTGACACTAATGTTCCTTGACATAAAAACGGTATCACAATCCTTAAATATAGGAAAGGAAAGAATATCAAAGTCAACTAACAGAGTCATATATGCTCTATTAGGAAGAGCAAAGCCTTAAACACAGGGAATAAATATCTGAAGGAGTCCTTCTGGTGATGTAAAGAAAGCAGTGCGGCAGGAGGCATTGTGAGCAGAGAAGACAACAAAAACACATAATTCAATGATAGAAGAAAAACACCACTAGCGTTAGGTTCTTAATTTTTCTGGATCTTTTGGAAGCATGTATCTTTCCATTGAGATTGGCTTCTTGGGATACACAAAAACCATATTTTACATGGAGAGCTACATTAGGCAAATTGACCCAGCTAAGAATTGAGTTTCGTTATTGAAGAATAAGAATCTAGCTggagggatcacaattccagactttaggacatattatagggcagtggtaACCAATACCTGGTactgttacagaaacagagaggaagataaatggaacaaaatagaaacactagaagagagcccacacatgtatagtcccctaatctttgacaagagaacagaaaacaacatgGGGGAAagatggtctcttcaacaaatactgttgggacaattggatag from Ochotona princeps isolate mOchPri1 chromosome 6, mOchPri1.hap1, whole genome shotgun sequence encodes the following:
- the LOC101524947 gene encoding olfactory receptor 4K15-like; the protein is MNHSQVTEFVLLGLTSSKELQPILFVVFLLLYLAILMGNFLIILTVISDSRLHTPMYFLLANLSFIDMCVASFATPKMIADLLAEHKTISFDACLVQIFCVHLFAGGEMVILVSMAYDRYVAICKPLHYMTIMSRNVCVTLVLIPWFVGFIHTTSQLAFTVNLPFCGPNEVDSFFCDLPLVTKLACIDTYVVSLLIVADSGFLSLSSFLLLLVSYTVILITVRNRSSASMAKARSTLTAHITVVILFFGPCIFIYVWPFSSYSVDKVLAVFYTIFTPILNPVIYTLRNKEMKAAMSKLRSRYLKPGQVMAIVRNALSMETK
- the LOC101525184 gene encoding olfactory receptor 4K15 gives rise to the protein MNETNYSRVSEFVLLGLTSSKELQPILFVVFLLLYLAILMGNFLIILTVISDSRLHTPMYFLLANLSFIDMCVASFATPKMIADLLAEHKTISFDACLAQIFFVHLFTGGEMIILVSMAYDRYVAICKPLHYMTIMSRNVCVTLVLISWLVGFIHTTSQLAFTINLPFCGPNEVDSFFCDLPLVTKLACIDTYVVSLLIVADSGFLSLSSFLLLLVSYTVILITVRNRSSASMAKARSTLTAHITVVILFFGPCIFIYVWPFSSYSVDKVLAVFYTIFTPILNPVIYTLRNKEMKAAMSKLRSRYLKPGQVMAIVRNALSMETK